From Caretta caretta isolate rCarCar2 chromosome 14, rCarCar1.hap1, whole genome shotgun sequence, the proteins below share one genomic window:
- the LOC125621825 gene encoding olfactory receptor 5AP2-like: MAHMQWKNETSITKFILLGFGNLNEFQILLFVLFLVIYVLTVAGNLLMIALVAYDQHLHTPMYFFLGNLSFLETCYTSVISPRLLAGFLVEDRRIFFRDCITQLFFFGASASIECFLLAVMAYDRYLAICNPLSYKVIMNFRVCLLLVYASWITGFSVSALVVGMVPQLNFCGPNEINNFFCDMVELLKLSCAKSPLVEMIILVCCSLIALIPFLFIIVSYVLILSAIQRIASFAGRQKAFSTCASHLLVVSLYYGTIIIMHMAPSADLSPGFHKTLSLMYTVATPMFNPIIYSLKNQEVKGAFRKVMMQNLGMI, encoded by the coding sequence ATGGCACACATGCAATGGAAAAATGAAACATCCATCACCAAGTTCATCCTTCTGGGATTCGGGAATCTGAATGAATTTCAGATTctgctttttgttctgtttttggtgATTTACGTCCTGACTGTGGCTGGGAACCTCCTCATGATTGCACTAGTTGCGTACGACcagcaccttcacacccccatgtacttcttcctggggaacttgtctttcctggagacctgctacacctcAGTCATTTCCCCTAGGTTGCTGGCTGGGTTCCTGGTAGAGGATAGGAGAATCTTCTTCAGGGACTGTATCACACAGTTATTTTTCTTTGGTGCTTCTGCTTCCATAGAGTGCTTCCTTCTTGCAGTCATGGCTTATGACCGTTACTTAGCCATATGCAACCCACTCAGCTATAAGGTTATCATGAACTTCAGGGTCTGCCTTCTGTTGGTATATGCCTCCTGGATAACTGGTTTCTCAGTCTCAGCTTTAGTAGTGGGGATGGTGCCCCAGCTAAACTTCTGCggccccaatgaaattaataattttttctGTGACATGGTGGAGCTGCTCAAATTATCCTGTGCAAAAAGCCCCCTGGTGGAAATGATCATTCTGGTCTGCTGCTCCCTGATAGCCCTGATCCCTTTCCTCTTCATAATTGTGTCTTACGTTCTTATCCTCTCGGCCATCCAGCGAATTGCCTCCTTCGCCgggaggcaaaaggccttttccacctgcGCCTCTCACCTGCTGGTGGTGAGTCTGTATTACGGGACCATCATTATCATGCACATGGCACCATCAGCGGACCTGTCCCCAGGCTTCCATAAAACTCTGTCGCTTATGTACACAGTCGCCACCCCAATGTTCAACCCCATCATCTACAGTCTGAAGAACCAAGAGGTGAAGGGGGCCTTCAGGAAAGTCATGATGCAGAATTTAGGCATGATTTAG